A part of Paenibacillus sp. IHBB 10380 genomic DNA contains:
- a CDS encoding helix-turn-helix transcriptional regulator, which translates to MKIDVNQLAEHLAHTPFQVEGVYRYARNPGVPHADYTDSFPGFVFPLTGKVQFEFNGTPYIFSSGKVVHGGAKMKLAQKMFGKTDWEYILVLYRICNSELAESSFSHQHFELSTGPSPRLIELIMRLWHVYNQRGGISMFQTEMLFRDVLNEALVCVDNRQNSCESHTLFERVSNYIHEYYYQSLTIASLAEQHNVNRNRLSYIFRRHAGMGPAEYLLKYRINAAQEMLFTSDAPVQQIAQTVGMADPFYFSRVFKKQCGISPTEYREKFINNPC; encoded by the coding sequence GTGAAAATTGACGTTAATCAGTTAGCAGAGCATCTTGCACATACTCCTTTTCAAGTAGAAGGAGTATATCGATATGCTAGAAATCCAGGTGTGCCTCACGCTGACTATACAGATTCTTTTCCTGGATTTGTGTTTCCACTTACAGGTAAGGTGCAATTTGAATTTAATGGAACGCCTTATATCTTTTCGTCAGGAAAAGTTGTGCATGGTGGTGCAAAAATGAAACTAGCTCAAAAAATGTTTGGTAAAACCGACTGGGAATATATTCTTGTTCTATACCGGATATGTAACTCAGAACTAGCAGAGTCAAGCTTTTCTCATCAGCATTTTGAATTATCAACAGGACCATCTCCTCGTCTTATTGAATTAATTATGCGTCTTTGGCATGTGTATAATCAGCGTGGAGGCATTTCGATGTTTCAGACCGAAATGCTATTTCGTGACGTACTGAATGAAGCCTTAGTATGTGTTGATAATAGGCAAAATAGTTGTGAATCGCATACTTTATTCGAACGGGTATCTAATTATATTCATGAATACTATTATCAAAGCCTTACAATCGCATCGCTTGCAGAACAACATAACGTTAATCGAAATCGACTTTCTTACATATTTAGAAGACATGCAGGTATGGGACCAGCAGAATATTTATTAAAATATCGTATAAACGCGGCGCAAGAAATGCTATTTACAAGTGATGCGCCTGTACAACAAATTGCGCAAACGGTTGGAATGGCTGACCCCTTTTATTTTAGTAGAGTGTTCAAGAAACAATGTGGCATTTCTCCTACTGAATATCGAGAGAAGTTCATCAATAAT